The Synchiropus splendidus isolate RoL2022-P1 chromosome 1, RoL_Sspl_1.0, whole genome shotgun sequence genome includes a window with the following:
- the LOC128764379 gene encoding NLR family CARD domain-containing protein 3-like isoform X2 — protein sequence MDPRLRRGASLTGDASAETRGREEGDPPSKGPGTKAQRSALQPEPAGPGPGPAPGPGPSCVSLKSDDSMWRGIDFSGGAASSAPREDHQSSELLSGQKHPDSARQRLEQKFLSYVSRVWRLLGPDEPEPTETEEEEQWRSIREEFLKITVHLLRNMEEEDLAQRLWSRSGAGVSAGRLKRSLQKKFHSVSEGVARAGNSAPLNQIYTELYITEGGTEQVNQEHEVRQIEAATRKQTRPGTTIRPEDLFKASPDTEPPIRSLLTKGVAGIGKTLLTQKLTLDWAEDKAHQNFQLVFPFTFRELNLLKEKQLSLVELVHLFFPETKDSGLSSFEGVQVLFILDGLDECRLPLDFNSRVLTAATESTSVDVLLTNLIRGKLLPSAQLWITTRPAAANQIPPECVDMVTEVRGFTDLQKEEYFRKRFRDEDQTTVMSHIRSSRSLYIMCHIPIFCWITATVLEDMLKSRETGELPKTLTEMYIHFLVVQAKVKKLKYHGGAGTDPVWDPESRKMMESLGKLAFEQLQRGNLIFYESDLTECGIDITAAALYSGVFTQIFREERGLYQEKVFCFIHLSLQEFLAALHVHLKFFNSGVNLLHPLQTIGNKHHIKPFYQTAINEAVESPNGHLDLFLRFLLGLSLQTSQRLLPGLLTQTGSSSWTHQDTAELIKEKISEKVSPERIINLFHCLSEVKDTSLVEEVQQQMRSGRVSTGQLSPAQWSTLAFILLSSEEDLDVFDRRKYFAPDYNLINYGLNYILSEEALERLLPMVQASKKVLLSSCGLSERSGSLLSSVLSSPSSSLTQLDLSQNRDLEDAGVELLSAGLKSPHCHLETLSLSCCGLSERSGSLLSSVLSSPSSSLTQLDLSKNINLKDAGVKLLSAGLKSPHCHLETLSLSCCGLSERSGSLLSSVLSSPSSSLTQLDLSNNRVLMDAGVELLSAGLKSPHCHLETLREALGNPTSGEPNIWRAQHLESPTSGEPNIWRAQHLRSIPRGLGCREAMCLDSCFCSHLFILHASVLRTFSEMRPQVMT from the exons agaggaCCATCAGAGCTCAGAGCTTCTCAGTGGTCAGAAACATCCGGACTCTGCACGGCAG CGACTGGAGCAGAAGTTCCTCAGCTATgtgagcagagtctggaggcttCTGGGTCCAGATGAGCCAGAACCAACtgagactgaggaagaggagcagtggaggagcatcagagaagaattcctgaagatcacagttcacctcctgaggaacatggaggaggaggatctggcccagcgtctgtggagca gaagtggCGCTGGAGTGAGTGCagggcgactgaagaggagcctgcagaagaagttccacagtgtgtctgagggggtcgctagagcaggaaactctgcccctctgaatcagatctacacagagctctacatcactgaggggggcacagagcaggtcaaccaggagcacgaggtccgacagatcgaagcagcaaccaggaagcagaccagaccaggaaccaccatcagaccagaagacctctttaaagcctcacctgacacagagccaccaatcaggagcctgctgacgaagggcgtggctggcattgggaagaccctcctgacacagaagctgactctggactgggctgaagacaaagcccaccagaacttccagctggtgtttcctttcaccttcagagagctgaacctgctgaaagagaagcagttgagtttggtggaacttgttcatctcttctttcctgaaaccaaagactcaggactcagcagctttgaaggagtccaggttctgttcatcttggacggtctggacgagtgtcgactccctctggacttcaacagtcgggtcctgacagcagctacagagtccacctcagtagacgtcctgctgaccaacctcatcagggggaagctgcttccctcagctcagctctggatcaccacacgacctgcagcagccaatcagatccctcctgagtgtgtggacatggtgaccgaggtcagagggttcactgacctccagaaggaggaatacttcaggaagaggttccgAGATGAGGACCAGACCACGGTCatgtctcacatcaggagctcacgaagcctctacatcatgtgtcacatccccatcttctgctggatcactgccacagttctggaggacatgttgaagagcagagagaccggagagctgcccaagaccctgactgagatgtacatccacttcctggtggttcaggccaaagtcaagaagctcaagtaccatggaggagctgggaccgacccagtttgggatcctgagagcaggaagatgatggagtctctgggaaaactggcttttgagcagctgcagagaggaaacttgatcttctatgaatcagacctcacagagtgtggcatcgacatcacagctgctgcactttactcaggagtcttcacacagatcttcagagaggagagaggactgtaccaggagaaggtcttctgcttcatccacctgagtctccaggagtttctggctgctcttcacgtccacctgaagttcttcaactctggagtcaacTTGCTCCATCCACTGCAAACAATAGGAAACAAGCATCACATCAAACCATTCTACCAgacagcaataaatgaagctgtagaaagtccaaatggacatctggacctgttcctgcgcttccttctgggtctttctctgcagaccagccagaggctccttccaggtttgttgacacagacaggaagtagctcctggacccatcaggacacagcagagctcatcaaggagaagataagtgagaaagtgtctccagagagaatcatcaatctgttccactgtctgagtgaagtgaaggacacttctctagtggaggAGGTCCAGCAGCAGATGAGATCAGGACGTGTCTCCACAGGTCAACTGTCTCCAGCTCaatggtccaccctggccttcatcttactgtcctcagaggaagatctggacgtgtttgaccGGAGGAAATACTTTGCTCCAGACTATAATCTGATCAACTATGGCCTGAATTACATTCTttcagaggaggctcttgagaggctgctgccgatggtccaagcttcaaagaaagttct actgagcagctgtggactgtcagagagaagtggttcccttctgtcctcagtcctcagctctccgtcctctagtctgacacaactggacctgagtcagaACAGAGACCtggaggatgcaggagtggagctgctgtctgctggactgaagagtccacactgtcacctggagactctcag cctgagctgctgtggactctcagagagaagtggttcccttctgtcctcagtcctcagctctccgtcctctagtctgacacaactggacctgagtaaGAACAtcaacctgaaggatgcaggagtgaagctgctgtctgctggactgaagagtccacactgtcacctggagactctcag cctgagctgctgtggactgtcagagagaagtggttcccttctgtcctcagtcctcagctctccgtcctctagtctgacacaactggacctgagcaacAACAGGGTCCTGatggatgcaggagtggagctgctgtctgctggactgaagagtccacactgtcacctggagactctcag GGAGGCGCTGGGGAACCCAACATCTGGAGAGCCCAACATCTGGAGAGCCCAACATCTGGAGAGCCCAACATCTGGAGAGCCCAACATCTGGAGAGCCCAACATCTGCGCTCAATCCCACGTGGTTTGGGATGTAGAGAAGCAATGTGCCTGGATTCCTGCTTCTGTAGTCATTTGTTCATCCTCCATGCTTCAGTCTTGCGCACGTTTTCGGAAATGAGGCCCCAGGTGATGACCTGA
- the LOC128764379 gene encoding NACHT, LRR and PYD domains-containing protein 3-like isoform X1, with the protein MDPRLRRGASLTGDASAETRGREEGDPPSKGPGTKAQRSALQPEPAGPGPGPAPGPGPSCVSLKSDDSMWRGIDFSGGAASSAPREDHQSSELLSGQKHPDSARQRLEQKFLSYVSRVWRLLGPDEPEPTETEEEEQWRSIREEFLKITVHLLRNMEEEDLAQRLWSRSGAGVSAGRLKRSLQKKFHSVSEGVARAGNSAPLNQIYTELYITEGGTEQVNQEHEVRQIEAATRKQTRPGTTIRPEDLFKASPDTEPPIRSLLTKGVAGIGKTLLTQKLTLDWAEDKAHQNFQLVFPFTFRELNLLKEKQLSLVELVHLFFPETKDSGLSSFEGVQVLFILDGLDECRLPLDFNSRVLTAATESTSVDVLLTNLIRGKLLPSAQLWITTRPAAANQIPPECVDMVTEVRGFTDLQKEEYFRKRFRDEDQTTVMSHIRSSRSLYIMCHIPIFCWITATVLEDMLKSRETGELPKTLTEMYIHFLVVQAKVKKLKYHGGAGTDPVWDPESRKMMESLGKLAFEQLQRGNLIFYESDLTECGIDITAAALYSGVFTQIFREERGLYQEKVFCFIHLSLQEFLAALHVHLKFFNSGVNLLHPLQTIGNKHHIKPFYQTAINEAVESPNGHLDLFLRFLLGLSLQTSQRLLPGLLTQTGSSSWTHQDTAELIKEKISEKVSPERIINLFHCLSEVKDTSLVEEVQQQMRSGRVSTGQLSPAQWSTLAFILLSSEEDLDVFDRRKYFAPDYNLINYGLNYILSEEALERLLPMVQASKKVLLSSCGLSERSGSLLSSVLSSPSSSLTQLDLSQNRDLEDAGVELLSAGLKSPHCHLETLSLSCCGLSERSGSLLSSVLSSPSSSLTQLDLSKNINLKDAGVKLLSAGLKSPHCHLETLSLSCCGLSERSGSLLSSVLSSPSSSLTQLDLSNNRVLMDAGVELLSAGLKSPHCHLETLRLSCCGLSERSGSLLSSVLSSPSSSLTQLHLSININLKDAGVELLSAGLKSPHCHLETLSLSWCGLSERSGSLLSSVLSSPSSSLTQLDLSFNEDLKDAGVELLSAGLKSPHCHLETLSLRGCRISERGCASLASALTSNPSHLRELNLCHNHPEGPGLELLSAGLESPNWRLETLRLDDCGPRWL; encoded by the exons agaggaCCATCAGAGCTCAGAGCTTCTCAGTGGTCAGAAACATCCGGACTCTGCACGGCAG CGACTGGAGCAGAAGTTCCTCAGCTATgtgagcagagtctggaggcttCTGGGTCCAGATGAGCCAGAACCAACtgagactgaggaagaggagcagtggaggagcatcagagaagaattcctgaagatcacagttcacctcctgaggaacatggaggaggaggatctggcccagcgtctgtggagca gaagtggCGCTGGAGTGAGTGCagggcgactgaagaggagcctgcagaagaagttccacagtgtgtctgagggggtcgctagagcaggaaactctgcccctctgaatcagatctacacagagctctacatcactgaggggggcacagagcaggtcaaccaggagcacgaggtccgacagatcgaagcagcaaccaggaagcagaccagaccaggaaccaccatcagaccagaagacctctttaaagcctcacctgacacagagccaccaatcaggagcctgctgacgaagggcgtggctggcattgggaagaccctcctgacacagaagctgactctggactgggctgaagacaaagcccaccagaacttccagctggtgtttcctttcaccttcagagagctgaacctgctgaaagagaagcagttgagtttggtggaacttgttcatctcttctttcctgaaaccaaagactcaggactcagcagctttgaaggagtccaggttctgttcatcttggacggtctggacgagtgtcgactccctctggacttcaacagtcgggtcctgacagcagctacagagtccacctcagtagacgtcctgctgaccaacctcatcagggggaagctgcttccctcagctcagctctggatcaccacacgacctgcagcagccaatcagatccctcctgagtgtgtggacatggtgaccgaggtcagagggttcactgacctccagaaggaggaatacttcaggaagaggttccgAGATGAGGACCAGACCACGGTCatgtctcacatcaggagctcacgaagcctctacatcatgtgtcacatccccatcttctgctggatcactgccacagttctggaggacatgttgaagagcagagagaccggagagctgcccaagaccctgactgagatgtacatccacttcctggtggttcaggccaaagtcaagaagctcaagtaccatggaggagctgggaccgacccagtttgggatcctgagagcaggaagatgatggagtctctgggaaaactggcttttgagcagctgcagagaggaaacttgatcttctatgaatcagacctcacagagtgtggcatcgacatcacagctgctgcactttactcaggagtcttcacacagatcttcagagaggagagaggactgtaccaggagaaggtcttctgcttcatccacctgagtctccaggagtttctggctgctcttcacgtccacctgaagttcttcaactctggagtcaacTTGCTCCATCCACTGCAAACAATAGGAAACAAGCATCACATCAAACCATTCTACCAgacagcaataaatgaagctgtagaaagtccaaatggacatctggacctgttcctgcgcttccttctgggtctttctctgcagaccagccagaggctccttccaggtttgttgacacagacaggaagtagctcctggacccatcaggacacagcagagctcatcaaggagaagataagtgagaaagtgtctccagagagaatcatcaatctgttccactgtctgagtgaagtgaaggacacttctctagtggaggAGGTCCAGCAGCAGATGAGATCAGGACGTGTCTCCACAGGTCAACTGTCTCCAGCTCaatggtccaccctggccttcatcttactgtcctcagaggaagatctggacgtgtttgaccGGAGGAAATACTTTGCTCCAGACTATAATCTGATCAACTATGGCCTGAATTACATTCTttcagaggaggctcttgagaggctgctgccgatggtccaagcttcaaagaaagttct actgagcagctgtggactgtcagagagaagtggttcccttctgtcctcagtcctcagctctccgtcctctagtctgacacaactggacctgagtcagaACAGAGACCtggaggatgcaggagtggagctgctgtctgctggactgaagagtccacactgtcacctggagactctcag cctgagctgctgtggactctcagagagaagtggttcccttctgtcctcagtcctcagctctccgtcctctagtctgacacaactggacctgagtaaGAACAtcaacctgaaggatgcaggagtgaagctgctgtctgctggactgaagagtccacactgtcacctggagactctcag cctgagctgctgtggactgtcagagagaagtggttcccttctgtcctcagtcctcagctctccgtcctctagtctgacacaactggacctgagcaacAACAGGGTCCTGatggatgcaggagtggagctgctgtctgctggactgaagagtccacactgtcacctggagactctcag actgagctgctgtggactgtcagagagaagtggttcccttctgtcctcagtcctcagctctccgtcctctagtctgacacaactgcacctgagtATCAACAtcaacctgaaggatgcaggagtggagctgctgtctgctggactgaagagtccacactgccacctggagactctcag cctgagctggtgtggactgtcagagagaagtggttcccttctgtcctcagtcctcagctctccgtcctctagtctgacacaactggacctgagcttcaacgaagacctgaaggatgcaggagtggagctgctgtctgctggactgaagagtccacactgtcacctggagactctcag tctgagagggtgtaggatctcagagagaggctgtgcttctctggcctcagctctgacctctaacccctcccacctgagagagctgaACTTGTGCCACAATCATCCagaaggaccaggactggagctgctgtctgctggactggagagtccaaactggaggctggagactctcag actGGACGACTGTGGACCACGGTGGTTATAG